Below is a window of Humulus lupulus chromosome 9, drHumLupu1.1, whole genome shotgun sequence DNA.
ctaaggacctcacgccaagaagacatttcgcacctaggatgtatcccatgtctcatcaaggcatgcgcctcgcgccccgcgcgcaccaggggcctcgcgccccgcgcgcaccaagggcctcgcgcccgcgcgcccatgcgcctcgcgccccgcgcacaccaggggcctcgcgccccgcgcgcccatgcgcctcgcgccccacgcgcaccaggggcctcgcgccccgcgcgcccatgcgcctcgcgcccgcgcgcatcaggggcctcgcgcccgcgcgcccatgcgcctcgcgcccgcgcgcccatgcgcctcgcgccccgcgcgcacctggggcctcgcgccccgcgcgcaccaagggcctcgtgcccgcgcgcccatgcgcctcgcgcccgcgcatgcgcctcgcgccccgcgcgcaccaggggcctcgcgccccgcgcgcccatgcgcctcgcgccccacgcgcaccaggggcctcgcgccccgcgcgcccatgcacCTCGCGCcacgcgcgcaccaggggcctcgcgccccgcgcgcaccaggggctcgcaatgaggtatggccttgcccatggcctctcccatggcctcgctcgcggcctctcccatggcctcgcccatggcctcgcccatggcctcgcccatggcctcgcccatggccttggaggtgagaatactcacaaagggcaaggtacatgcatgaatatggaatgtgcctacaaacctaaagaagtcagtgtacggatatagtaccccttaccagacaagtagtgggaatgccaggagtggttatgcaagaataggagttatggtccgtacgtctatggCCATGGGTCAGacccgacaccactacctcctgcgccactacgcctgccaccacgcattagacatgggtaccgacaagtagtggagacatcctcctgacacctgcttctgtacggggtgtacgaccacaacctctgaagccactcccctgacacagtacgtatgtaccacttggtcccctggaccactatgtatctaaggccattagagcctactataaaaggaaccctaagaccacctgaaagggggttggaaaattcattgtaaggagaggctattgagaaatataccaggatttgctccatcatttatctgtgtctactttttcttaaagtttattcttagttcttacaaaaacctcactcgacttacctttgagttttccgatctaatttcgttgacgagatttcaccgtcaacactctataaataggaggcTAATGTTCGTTTCTTTTTACTTCGTTTGAGTATACATGATGTTTGAACTTTTGGGATAATTGAAGTTTTTTTTATAACAAtgaactttttttaaaaaaataaataaaatgtaataaatctaataaaaataatgaaaaatctTTTATCCATGCATGCAAGTTCAGCATCCAACCTATCCAATCAATtgatattattttgttttttttttctttctaatttgaacaattttaatatccaaaataactccaaaatttttattttaattctataaacatcgaattaaatattaataatagtCATGATATTAGTGGAACAATATCTAATATTcttatttttctataaataagagactaatacttttttattttttacttccTTTGAGTTTACATGATGTTTGAACTTTTgagaaggttttttttttttaacaatgaattttttattaaaaaataaataaaatgtaatacatccaatgaaaaaattgaaaaatcttttaTTCATACATCCAAACTATCCCACCAATTGATATTATTTTctccaataaataacaacaacAATATGTGTTGACTTTACACGTGGTGTAGTTGACTGCCGTGTGGTGGCTTGTCAGCAGAGTTTGGAAAGAGAAGAGGTCTGAGAAAATGGCCATCGTGGAAGAACCATAAGCCAATTTGAGCTGCCACGTCACCTCTTGTTCCTGTCTTCATATCCTTTTGTTCTGAATTCCTTCCAAATCCGCAAACCCATatgctctctctctccctctctagaaATCTCTTTCTCTCTGTCTAGATTTCAGTATCAGAAGAAACCATGAATATCTTCAGGTTCGCCGGCGATATGACCCACTTGATCAGTATCGTGGTTCTTCTTCTCAAAATTTATGCTACCAAATCATGTTCCGGTAACTATTTCTAATTTCTTTCTCTTTTGCCCCATTGTTGAAAACGCCTGCATATTATTCGATTTTGCTCCAATTGAAAAGCTTTCACTTTGTAATGGCAGTTACAGCATTTGGGTTTCTTTCACTGTGGTGAATTTGTGTAGTTAGGTTCccttttttgaaacttttttcATTATTAAAATGCTAATTGAACCTTAGGGTTTTGCCATTTGGTTGCTCGGAAACGAGACAATAGAAAAATGCGAATAAatatttaagtatatatatattttggtttCTCATAACTGAATGATTAATTTTTTCCCCTTCTCGGCAAACAAACGGAAACAGTGTTGGGTTAGAATCAAGTTAGTTTGTGATATTAATGCCTGCGTTTTTCTGGTTTGTAACACTTTTGTTTCTTTCTTATAAAGGGATTTCGCTTAAGACTCAGGAACTCTACGCACTCGTGTTTCTGACTCGCTATATGGATCTGTTTACGGATTTCATTTCCGTTTATAACACAGTGATGAAGCTTGTATTCATAGCTAGCTCTCTGGCTATCGTCTGGTACATGCGGGTGCACCCAATGGTGAAGCGCACCTCCGACAAACAACTCGATACGTTTCGCCATTATTTCCTTGTTGGGGGATGCTTTGTTTTAGCTCTTATTCTAAACGAGAAGTATACATTTCGAGAGGTTACAATTTTTTAACTTAGCTATTTTGTGACTTAATTAGATTTTGGTCTTTTCCAGTGTGTTTGGAGGGATGGAGAGATTGTTTGAACTTTTGGGGGGAGCGGTTGTATGATAATAATGATTTTCAGTTAGCATGATTTCAACCTTATAAAACCGCAAGCTGGTTTACTCCTATCAAAGAGTCGAGGATATCGTATCAAAGAAGACACTAATATCATATTAGGACTTCTTCCTGTTGTCTAACGGTGAATTTGTTATTCCCCAACATCAGCATCCCACAATTTATAATCTAGTTGTTCCCCGGGCATTCTTTTAGCAAAATTACATAGTGCAGCATTATGGGCTTCTAATTTTGATAAAAATTTGTCGCAGGTCTTCTGGGCATTTTCAATATACTTGGAGGCTCTGGCCATTGTTCCCCAGTTGGTTTTGTTGCAACGAAGTGGGAATGTCGACAATTTGACAGGGCAATATGTGTTCTTTCTAGGgtaaatgttattatttttttccCCCAATGAACAAATTACTTTTGGTTCTTCAAATTGttctttattttgtaatttacTTGCTTAAATTTTTACTCATCTGGTATGTACTATCCAAGTGTGAATTTTGTCTTCTTGGTTATGTTTGAATTTTTTCAGGTTCATATATACCAGATATCTAATATGATCATCTATTCTTCTCTTCTCATGGAAGCTCTACTCTGCTAATTCTGTGCTGCAAAATTTTCTGCTTTGAAAACAATCTGATCTAATTAGATTTACACGCTCCTCGGATGTTCTTATCTTACCTTTAGAGCTCACTTGGTGTTTAAATGTAGAATGTTAATGGTGTAAGATAACAATATCATTTGCTCACTTGACACTAAATTAGCTTACATTTACATCAATATAAATCTTTAAGTTGACTTGAACTTTTGTATGTTAAACTCTGCTTTAGTTCTTACTGTCATTAGCTTGGTATTATTTTGGGGATACATTtgttattgatttttattttttatcattgTTTTCATTGGTATGTTGTAAATTATTGATATTGACTTTCAATTGAAATTGTCATCTTGTTGCATGCATGAAGTGTTAAATGATCACTGCAATGCACTTGTCTCTAAAATGAGCACTAGGATGGCATACACATAATGCCAGTTGTTATTCTGCAGAGCCTACCGTGGATTCTACATCCTGAACTGGATCTATCGCTATTTCACAGAAGCACGTTTCAGTCGATGGATAGGTACAAAATTGCCCTCCTTTTGCTTTCCCACCTTTCTGGTCACTACAGTTGCCATTTTTACTTTCTGACACTCTTTTATTGAATTTTGTAGCTTGCATCTCTGGTCTGGTTCAGACTGCTTTGTATGCTGAtttcttctactactacttcaTAAGGTAACAACACCTGCACCTTAATGTGAAGGATTCTCAATTGCAGTTTTTCGCATTATGTCAACAATGAGTTTGTTCATTTTTGCAGCTGGAAAAACAATTCCAAGCTTCAACTCCCAGCCTGATCCAGAGAGGGATTGATTCTAGCATAGGGTTCTTACATTTAATTGATAATAGGATACAAGGAAGAAAGGAATACAAAACTCCCAAATCTTTTACTTGATACAGCAACCTCGACTTTATCCGTGAGGAAAAAGTTTTAGGCTTTTGGGGTGTGGATTTGTTGTCTCAAACGGCACCTTCAACTTTTCAGATGAGAATACCTATGTTCATTTGTGATGacaggttttgatgttgttattgAAGTGTGTTCATCACTTTTCACTTGTGAAAGCTATGTTAGGAGGTTTTGGCTAACAATATAGTTAATTGATTAGGGACAGCACATTTATATCTTACCTGTTAAAGTTATGTTGACAGTACAATATGATTAACCAAAAATACTGTACTTGGGGTTTTTTTTACCGAAACTCTTACTACCCACACACATTAAGGGGAACAACCACACGTAGGGTTTTATTACCTTTTTTGGTATTGTGGAATGTGGAACTGTCAAATGTTTGAATTATGCGTACTGTGTGCCATCTGTTTTCCAATATCCGTACTAATCGAGCATTAGAAATTGTCCTATTTATTAATggtgttttttttagaaaatttattaattattaacttGTGATTGACATAATATAAATGTATAAAATATTTATGATAATATTATTcaatttttatattaatgattggagaataaatttatttattttgatagaagataaatgttattttaattttttatgtagTTATACAATTATACTATTTGTATACATaggaatttatattaatataattataaaataaggagttttgtattaaatattattatcataatattttataatatttaaatttatattaatataattactaaaaatTTATTctaacaaaattttataaaaattaagattatatattatatgttatatattattataataataatattttataaaatttgaatttatatttatataattaataaatatctaatatagcattaaatattattataataatgacatttgataacatttgaatttataattaatgatattttataatatttgaatttagtaatgatattttataacatttgaatttctattaatttcttctatataataagtgtgtagataacggaaattttttgttttaatggttttttaattttaatgttaactttaacagaatattcttatatttaacagaatattcttatatttaacggtagtttgtaaacacttcaacttaaataaaataaaataaataattaaaatatgatatttttgcgatattttacaataataataaataattaaacaaattaaaatataatatttttgagatattttaaaatgataattatttaaaaataataaaatcatatgttttatgtaaatgtggaaatttttccttgtgaatgctattcacgagtgaagctatatactacgagacatcctaaaagctaCTCATTGTCCGCACAAGGGGATAATGACGTCGCATGATAGTGAGGGAGTTGggctaagagggccaccctcgctatgcgagggccctcggccactCGCCAATCCGaacgtcaccctcgctatgcgagggtccccgaCTGGCCGTccgcgtgcgccccgttccatcaggcatcgagcctcgcctgcactcgggagatgaaggtcagcctcgctacgcgaggcaccctcgttatgcgagggtgaggctttgTTGTGGCGTCCATGCCCCGAGCCTCGCGACGCCTGCACCCGGGGGGAAgaggggcagcctcgctatgcgagggtgctgccatGTTGCGCCACCCGTGTCTTCAGCCTCGCTTTCACGTGACCTGCATAGGCCAGCGTCGACTCCTAGCGCCTTGGCTTCACATGGCACCTACAGGTCGAAGCCCCCTTGGCATTGGCATGAGGAGTACTTAGAGACACTTAATGGGAATGCCAAGTCAGCATTGGGTATCAAACggggattgatgaggacgaccgGGTACAAGACACGCGtactgacacggggcgtacggttgtggagagaacagaggcatggccctgtgatctgcgtctgaggagtagtggcggtatgGACCTGTatgaagagtagtggtaccacttggacacccccgaccatacgccagagccgataGTACTATGTCCTAAGCCATGACTCTggcaccatcagggtagacaccactacgccccgagccactacactatcagagtacctgtgtacgtccctgtcgtctgggacttgtttgtatccatggccaatagagcccccctataaataggccccaacccctcaggttaaggggttggaaaactgagtgtatgaaaaagacttaagaaatatatgatcctgGTTTTCATGGTTGCCTGGgttttcttctgttgattagagttctttctatctgattcaaagctttctatagtatagagattgaagttttctaaccatcaatcgttgacgagttcttaccgtcaacattttataacttaaataaaattcaattaaacttaaactcacttattagaataatatcatattaaacatatagtataatctactatgaattataaacaaattgcatttaaaaaaaaactagcaagaaacttaaatttaaaatcttcgtataatatttaatattacattaaacatggaatatataatctcttgttgtcactcccaaattcaaaaactagaacaaacataaacttaaataaaaataaataaattatttaattaaaatagaatatttatttgaaatttatatgacattaatataaatttaataaaataataaataaattctataaataaaactaagtaaacgtgcatattacacgttgcttgtatctagtataattaataaaatctaatggtaatttataatattagaatttatattaatataattaataaatttttatttttatttggttttaaaaatatattctgttaaatattttgaatattccgttaaagttaacaaaacaaactgttaaaatcaagaatttccgttatgtacattttttatatagaagataaaTGACTTTTACACCATTACTTCCCAataatatgagaattatactttTCCTAATTTCTATcagaaaatttaaataaattaataatattttatgagaatgaatcgtgtaactaaataaaATAGAGAATGTAACCTTAAGGGCGCTTTGGAAAGCCACTTTGTTATTGGAATTATGTGTAATTTAGAGTAATTACTCGATTAGGCCCGTTTGTGTCACTATATAATTATATAGTAACAATGTAATTAGAGGTAATTGAGGGGTTCCCATTACATTTTTCAATTCTCATAGCCCCATGAAAATTGATGTAATTACTAAgtactatcaattttaaatagtatttattacataatattatattTCTGTGTAATTATTAACTGTATTGCCAAACAtgataatataaatttataagtAATTACTACTTGACATCAAAATACACATTGTATTTTATAAGATATTGTAATTACTACCCTATTAATTACATAAACACACCCTAAATGAAAATACAACAGTTGAAATATGGATACCATCGAAAATACTGTTTCGATAAACTCCAACAAGAGATTAAAAAATTCTCCAACCAATCCATCCAATTCAAATTCGCTCAAAAAATTCCGATCAACTCAAAAGGAAAGCCGATCAACTTAGATTGGAAACTCATGGATTCCAAATTCAACCAACATATTGGTCTATGCAATCTCTAGCAACATTGTGAAGCTCCAACAACTACCTGAAATTCTCATTAACTTTTCGGCAACCAACACCTCCAAAAGCCGATCTTGAACACAGAAAAACAAAAACTATACAAGAAATTAAATTAGCTAGCGTAAATATTCGTCAAGTTCAATAAACTCCAGTTACTatattgttgacctgtgaaat
It encodes the following:
- the LOC133800528 gene encoding ER lumen protein-retaining receptor A-like, with the protein product MNIFRFAGDMTHLISIVVLLLKIYATKSCSGISLKTQELYALVFLTRYMDLFTDFISVYNTVMKLVFIASSLAIVWYMRVHPMVKRTSDKQLDTFRHYFLVGGCFVLALILNEKYTFREVFWAFSIYLEALAIVPQLVLLQRSGNVDNLTGQYVFFLGAYRGFYILNWIYRYFTEARFSRWIACISGLVQTALYADFFYYYFISWKNNSKLQLPA